Proteins encoded together in one Gigantopelta aegis isolate Gae_Host chromosome 8, Gae_host_genome, whole genome shotgun sequence window:
- the LOC121379649 gene encoding histone-lysine N-methyltransferase SETMAR-like, protein MDNISHRAIIHYLGPKGLTPKDFHEDMVITIGEDDPSYSMVKKWAAEFKRGSESLEDNPRPGRPVTVTTQETIAKIHDIIMADRRVTERYIATELGISQERVHAVIHNELQMSKVSACWVPKLLGPDLKRTRLNMSRENLAISSAICDYG, encoded by the coding sequence ATGGACAACATCAGCCATCGTGCGATCATCCACTACCTAGGTCCCAAGGGCTTAACACCCAAGGATTTCCATGAAGACATGGTGATCACAATAGGGGAGGATGACCCTTCATACAGCATGGTGAAGAAGTGGGCTGCTGAATTCAAACGTGGCAGTGAGAGTCTGGAAGACAACCCCCGTCCGGGAAGGCCAGTCACCGTCACCACACAGGAGACCATTGCCAAGATTCATGACATCATCATGGCAGACAGACGAGTAACGGAGCGTTACATTGCCACTGAGTTGGGTATCTCCCAGGAACGCGTCCATGCAGTCATCCACAACGAACTTCAAATGTCCAAGGTGTCAGCATGTTGGGTCCCAAAGCTCCTTGGACCTGATCTGAAACGGACTCGGCTCAACATGTCAAGAGAAAACCTTGCCATTTCTTCGGCGATTTGTGACTATGGATGA